A genomic window from Nocardioides rotundus includes:
- a CDS encoding sensor histidine kinase: MTVMTHGSPWAAPGPGLERLRWLVPPALLAVVIGSLYVVWLNKPDTWQAAGALIVLGCSVFAALSSRSRRLLIGFAAFGGGVAVAMTSREFFSFWPAACVLLTTSAVAEWGLRARSLPPVTAFLAVAGLIAAALGPDAQLAAPLLPIVAAAAAAGLVRLGVSRIKRSHDLEARAAEYRHRAEASEAENLELQRRTALARELHDSLGHHVSAIVVQAEAGRVDRADEALASIADLGRQALDELEGVLFDLRASTSETPETTEVDLGRIDSRLAQPLRHQGVLVDVQVRTIETNPAHLAAVYRVVQEALTNTLRHAGAGRVDVVVRDEGNDLVVHVHDDGVGIAAGAPVGNGLQGIRERASLLGGEADITSPQSGGTRVLVRIPRTDT, from the coding sequence ATGACCGTTATGACGCACGGTTCGCCCTGGGCGGCCCCGGGCCCCGGCCTTGAGAGGCTGCGTTGGCTCGTCCCGCCCGCATTGTTGGCGGTCGTCATCGGATCGCTGTATGTGGTGTGGTTGAACAAGCCAGATACCTGGCAGGCTGCTGGCGCGCTCATTGTCTTGGGTTGCAGCGTTTTCGCAGCACTATCGAGTCGCTCCCGACGGCTTCTCATCGGCTTCGCGGCGTTCGGTGGCGGCGTCGCCGTGGCCATGACCAGTCGTGAATTCTTCTCGTTCTGGCCTGCCGCGTGCGTCCTACTCACGACCTCCGCTGTCGCGGAATGGGGACTGCGCGCGAGATCGCTACCGCCCGTGACCGCCTTCCTAGCGGTGGCCGGGCTCATTGCGGCGGCGCTTGGTCCGGATGCGCAACTCGCGGCTCCTCTGCTGCCGATCGTGGCAGCGGCGGCAGCCGCCGGTCTGGTGCGCCTCGGTGTCTCCCGGATCAAACGCAGCCACGATCTCGAGGCGCGCGCCGCGGAATACCGCCACCGGGCGGAGGCCAGCGAGGCCGAGAACCTCGAGCTTCAGCGACGCACGGCCCTCGCGCGCGAGCTTCACGACTCGTTGGGACATCACGTGTCGGCGATAGTCGTGCAAGCGGAGGCAGGACGAGTCGATCGGGCCGATGAGGCGCTCGCCTCCATAGCCGACTTGGGACGTCAAGCCTTGGACGAACTCGAAGGGGTTCTCTTCGACTTGCGAGCGTCCACCAGTGAGACGCCCGAGACAACCGAGGTCGACTTGGGTCGAATCGACTCCAGGCTTGCCCAACCGCTGCGCCACCAAGGGGTGCTCGTCGACGTCCAGGTAAGGACCATCGAGACCAACCCTGCGCACCTGGCTGCGGTCTACCGCGTGGTACAGGAGGCACTGACCAACACGTTGCGTCACGCGGGTGCGGGGAGGGTAGACGTGGTCGTCCGCGACGAGGGCAACGATCTGGTCGTGCACGTCCACGACGACGGAGTCGGCATCGCCGCAGGCGCACCTGTCGGCAACGGGCTGCAAGGAATCCGCGAGCGTGCGTCCCTCCTCGGCGGGGAGGCTGACATCACCTCACCACAGTCGGGCGGCACTCGAGTCCTGGTTCGGATCCCGAGGACGGACACGTGA